A section of the Maylandia zebra isolate NMK-2024a linkage group LG8, Mzebra_GT3a, whole genome shotgun sequence genome encodes:
- the zc3h7bb gene encoding zinc finger CCCH domain-containing protein 7B isoform X1: MDPERQKRREEIQKAMSFIQSSLPFPEPESYEAFLTQLVCNLLDEGNSCFRDGDWHQATQQYGEGISVARYAQAEALVIPHELLESLYVNRAAAYYQMREYDRGVQDCDSALCVSEGSRRALYRKALCLREMGQLREAYTCGTKCLLTAPNDRQVSDLAQDLANKLGLKGRKAYVSPQTESTATEGDSHGETSTPTGEMSSNGIESLGDIAPADISSAQCIPAPLATPIPVSDDPTTTVVTSCTDLSESPSSQVPPMQYSVPVSEHMDECSSSVIKDELDSLLESIPKKVSETPVGAIPTNLPNTAVGLRPPYSPSLPAPSSQLSQAFFSSSISDIPPLEAYSSLRDQGSTQAQDALGGFSTTSMEGEGKAGVAAGGLDSLSEYTLPGGRVCHSFIPGMRNHSAHANGPAGTNLSLLSRNPLAATHEFRQACHACYSRIGPRVMDYKYQPEAAHRCKRDVLLCRLKNSDDPTWKRIRPRPARNNFLGAFVLCKEVQERQECQYGENCTFAYCQEEIDVWTQERKGALSRELLFDPLGSTERRALSVTRLLQLHMGMFMFLCEECFDSKPRIISKRSKENLAVCSNLTARHPFDDNKCLVHVVRSANVRYSKVRPLHPLCQFDICRHEVRYGCQREDSCSFAHSVIELKCWVLQQDTGITHEEMVQESKRHWQRLEQNAQKQQKPIHIPHPSSSVPVGGLGGMGGGGGVGVGGDCIGGSGVSPVGGLGAGRGRPLNLKMKFVCGQCWREGQVNEPDKNLKYCTAKARHSWTKERRVLLVKSFEKKKWVVVRPLPFSRTYPQQYDMCVHVMKQKKCHYIGNCSFAHSLEERDVWTYMKNNSLRDMQQMYELWLQLTNQSRRSDNSAVTPPPEDKQVTITADYTEAMGGRQLSDGDDL, encoded by the exons ATGGATCCTGAACGGCAGAAACGAAGAGAGGAGATTCAGAAGGCCATGAGCTTTATCCA GTCTTCATTGCCTTTCCCAGAGCCAGAGAGTTATGAG GCATTTCTCACTCAGTTGGTGTGTAACTTGCTGGATGAAGGGAATTCTTGTTTTCGGGATGGAGACTGGCATCAAGCGACCCAGCAGTATGGAGAGGGGATCAGTGTTGCTCGCTACGCCCAGGCTGAGGCTCTCGTCATCCCCCATGAGCTGCTCGAGAGCCTCTACGTCAACAGGGCTGCTGCCTACTACCAGATG AGGGAGTACGATCGCGGCGTTCAGGACTGTGACAGCGCACTGTGTGTGTCAGAAGGAAGTCGCAGGGCTCTGTACCGCAAAGCGCTCTGTCTGAGGGAGATGGGACAACTCAGAGAGGCTTACACATGTGGAACCAAATGTCTCCTCACAGCACCAAAT GACAGACAGGTGAGTGATCTGGCTCAGGATCTAGCCAACAAACTGGGACTAAAGGGTCGTAAGGCCTACGTCAGCCCACAAACGGAGTCTACGGCCACTGAAGGTGACAGTCATGGAGAGACTTCCACACCCACTGGAGAG ATGTCCTCCAATGGAATTGAATCTCTGGGTGACATTGCACCAG CAGACATCTCCAGCGCACAGTGCATCCCCGCTCCTTTGGCTACTCCTATTCCAGTCAGCGATGACCCAACGACCACTGTGGTAACCTCGTGCACTGACCTCTCAGAGAGCCCCAGCAGCCAGGTGCCTCCCATGCAGTACTCGGTCCCGGTGTCAGAGCACATGGATGAATGCAGCAGTAGTGTTATTAAGGATGAGCTAGACAGCTTGTTAGAATCCATCCCCAAGAAAGTCAGTGAG ACTCCAGTGGGTGCTATTCCCACAAACCTGCCCAACACAGCAGTTGGTCTCCGGCCTCCTTACTCACCCAGCCTTCCAGCCCCTTCATCCCAGCTTTCCCAAGCCTTTTTTAGCTCTTCAATCAGCGACATTCCTCCTCTGGAAGCTTACTCGTCGCTGCGGGACCAGGGCTCCACCCAGGCGCAGGACGCACTGGGAGGCTTTTCCACGACGTCTATGGAAGGAGAAGGGAAGGCAGGAGTCGCCGCTGGGGGACTCGACTCATTGTCAGAGTACACTCTCCCTG GGGGACGAGTGTGTCACAGCTTCATTCCTGGAATGCGCAACCACAGTGCACATGCA AATGGTCCAGCAGGGACCAACCTGTCTCTGCTCTCCAGGAATCCTCTGGCTGCCACACACGAGTTTCGGCAGGCCTGTCATGCCTGTTACAGCAGAATAG GTCCACGAGTGATGGACTATAAGTATCAGCCAGAGGCAGCACATCGCTGTAAAAGAGATGTGCTGCTGTGTCGTCTCAAAAATTCAGACGACCCCACCTGGAAGAGGATTCGGCCCCGGCCTGCACGGAACAATTTCCTGGGGGCTTTTGTACTCTGTAAGG AGGTACAGGAGCGTCAGGAGTGCCAGTATGGGGAGAACTGCACGTTTGCGTACTGCCAGGAGGAGATCGATGTGTGGACTCAGGAGAGGAAAGGCGCTCTGAGTCGAGAGCTGCTGTTTGATCCTCtgggcagcacagagaggcgGGCACTGAGTGTCACCAGACTTCTGCAGCTCCACATGGGCATGTTCATGTTCCTCTGTGAG GAATGCTTTGACAGTAAACCTCGCATCATCAGCAAACGCAGCAAAGAAAACTTGGCGGTCTGTTCAAATCTCACAGCTCGACACCCGTTTGACGATAACAA GTGCCTGGTGCATGTGGTAAGGTCAGCCAATGTGCGATACAGTAAGGTGCGTCCTCTTCACCCTCTCTGCCAGTTTGATATTTGTCGGCATGAAGTTCGCTATGGGTGCCAGCGTGAGGACAGTTGCTCCTTTGCGCACTCTGTCATAGAGCTCAAATGCtgggttctgcagcaggacacaG GTATCACCCATGAAGAGATGGTGCAAGAGTCCAAGAGGCACTGGCAACGACTGGAGCAGAATGCACAGAAGCAGCAGAAG ccCATCCATATACCCCATCCAAGCAGCAGTGTTCCTGTAGGAGGGCTTGGGGGAATGGGTGGCGGTGGTGGAGTAGGAGTAGGAGGAGATTGCATAGGTGGCAGTGGTGTGAGCCCAGTGGGTGGGTTAGGAGCAGGAAGAGGTCGCCCCCTCAACCTGAAAATGAAGTTTGTGTGTGGTCAGTGCTGGAGAGAAGGTCAGGTCAACGAGCCGGACAAGAACCTCAAGTACTGTACTGCCAAGGCACGGCACAG CTGGACGAAAGAACGCCGGGTGTTGCTGGTAAAGTCATTTGAGAAGAAGAAGTGGGTTGTTGTTCGGCCTCTTCCCTTCTCCCGCACCTATCCACAGCAATATGAC ATGTGCGTGCACGTGATGAAGCAGAAGAAGTGCCACTATATTGGGAACTGCTCTTTTGCCCACAGTCTTGAGGAGAGGGACGTCTGGACGTACATGAAAAACAACAGCT TGAGAGACATGCAGCAGATGTATGAACTGTGGCTGCAGCTCACCAATCAGAGCAGACGCTCAGATAACTCTGCTGTGACCCCGCCCCCAGAAGACAAGCAGGTCACCATAACAGCAGATTACACAGAAGCCATG GGAGGCCGGCAGTTATCGGACGGGGACGACCTTTAG
- the zc3h7bb gene encoding zinc finger CCCH domain-containing protein 7B isoform X2, whose protein sequence is MDPERQKRREEIQKAMSFIQSSLPFPEPESYEAFLTQLVCNLLDEGNSCFRDGDWHQATQQYGEGISVARYAQAEALVIPHELLESLYVNRAAAYYQMREYDRGVQDCDSALCVSEGSRRALYRKALCLREMGQLREAYTCGTKCLLTAPNDRQVSDLAQDLANKLGLKGRKAYVSPQTESTATEGDSHGETSTPTGEMSSNGIESLGDIAPDISSAQCIPAPLATPIPVSDDPTTTVVTSCTDLSESPSSQVPPMQYSVPVSEHMDECSSSVIKDELDSLLESIPKKVSETPVGAIPTNLPNTAVGLRPPYSPSLPAPSSQLSQAFFSSSISDIPPLEAYSSLRDQGSTQAQDALGGFSTTSMEGEGKAGVAAGGLDSLSEYTLPGGRVCHSFIPGMRNHSAHANGPAGTNLSLLSRNPLAATHEFRQACHACYSRIGPRVMDYKYQPEAAHRCKRDVLLCRLKNSDDPTWKRIRPRPARNNFLGAFVLCKEVQERQECQYGENCTFAYCQEEIDVWTQERKGALSRELLFDPLGSTERRALSVTRLLQLHMGMFMFLCEECFDSKPRIISKRSKENLAVCSNLTARHPFDDNKCLVHVVRSANVRYSKVRPLHPLCQFDICRHEVRYGCQREDSCSFAHSVIELKCWVLQQDTGITHEEMVQESKRHWQRLEQNAQKQQKPIHIPHPSSSVPVGGLGGMGGGGGVGVGGDCIGGSGVSPVGGLGAGRGRPLNLKMKFVCGQCWREGQVNEPDKNLKYCTAKARHSWTKERRVLLVKSFEKKKWVVVRPLPFSRTYPQQYDMCVHVMKQKKCHYIGNCSFAHSLEERDVWTYMKNNSLRDMQQMYELWLQLTNQSRRSDNSAVTPPPEDKQVTITADYTEAMGGRQLSDGDDL, encoded by the exons ATGGATCCTGAACGGCAGAAACGAAGAGAGGAGATTCAGAAGGCCATGAGCTTTATCCA GTCTTCATTGCCTTTCCCAGAGCCAGAGAGTTATGAG GCATTTCTCACTCAGTTGGTGTGTAACTTGCTGGATGAAGGGAATTCTTGTTTTCGGGATGGAGACTGGCATCAAGCGACCCAGCAGTATGGAGAGGGGATCAGTGTTGCTCGCTACGCCCAGGCTGAGGCTCTCGTCATCCCCCATGAGCTGCTCGAGAGCCTCTACGTCAACAGGGCTGCTGCCTACTACCAGATG AGGGAGTACGATCGCGGCGTTCAGGACTGTGACAGCGCACTGTGTGTGTCAGAAGGAAGTCGCAGGGCTCTGTACCGCAAAGCGCTCTGTCTGAGGGAGATGGGACAACTCAGAGAGGCTTACACATGTGGAACCAAATGTCTCCTCACAGCACCAAAT GACAGACAGGTGAGTGATCTGGCTCAGGATCTAGCCAACAAACTGGGACTAAAGGGTCGTAAGGCCTACGTCAGCCCACAAACGGAGTCTACGGCCACTGAAGGTGACAGTCATGGAGAGACTTCCACACCCACTGGAGAG ATGTCCTCCAATGGAATTGAATCTCTGGGTGACATTGCACCAG ACATCTCCAGCGCACAGTGCATCCCCGCTCCTTTGGCTACTCCTATTCCAGTCAGCGATGACCCAACGACCACTGTGGTAACCTCGTGCACTGACCTCTCAGAGAGCCCCAGCAGCCAGGTGCCTCCCATGCAGTACTCGGTCCCGGTGTCAGAGCACATGGATGAATGCAGCAGTAGTGTTATTAAGGATGAGCTAGACAGCTTGTTAGAATCCATCCCCAAGAAAGTCAGTGAG ACTCCAGTGGGTGCTATTCCCACAAACCTGCCCAACACAGCAGTTGGTCTCCGGCCTCCTTACTCACCCAGCCTTCCAGCCCCTTCATCCCAGCTTTCCCAAGCCTTTTTTAGCTCTTCAATCAGCGACATTCCTCCTCTGGAAGCTTACTCGTCGCTGCGGGACCAGGGCTCCACCCAGGCGCAGGACGCACTGGGAGGCTTTTCCACGACGTCTATGGAAGGAGAAGGGAAGGCAGGAGTCGCCGCTGGGGGACTCGACTCATTGTCAGAGTACACTCTCCCTG GGGGACGAGTGTGTCACAGCTTCATTCCTGGAATGCGCAACCACAGTGCACATGCA AATGGTCCAGCAGGGACCAACCTGTCTCTGCTCTCCAGGAATCCTCTGGCTGCCACACACGAGTTTCGGCAGGCCTGTCATGCCTGTTACAGCAGAATAG GTCCACGAGTGATGGACTATAAGTATCAGCCAGAGGCAGCACATCGCTGTAAAAGAGATGTGCTGCTGTGTCGTCTCAAAAATTCAGACGACCCCACCTGGAAGAGGATTCGGCCCCGGCCTGCACGGAACAATTTCCTGGGGGCTTTTGTACTCTGTAAGG AGGTACAGGAGCGTCAGGAGTGCCAGTATGGGGAGAACTGCACGTTTGCGTACTGCCAGGAGGAGATCGATGTGTGGACTCAGGAGAGGAAAGGCGCTCTGAGTCGAGAGCTGCTGTTTGATCCTCtgggcagcacagagaggcgGGCACTGAGTGTCACCAGACTTCTGCAGCTCCACATGGGCATGTTCATGTTCCTCTGTGAG GAATGCTTTGACAGTAAACCTCGCATCATCAGCAAACGCAGCAAAGAAAACTTGGCGGTCTGTTCAAATCTCACAGCTCGACACCCGTTTGACGATAACAA GTGCCTGGTGCATGTGGTAAGGTCAGCCAATGTGCGATACAGTAAGGTGCGTCCTCTTCACCCTCTCTGCCAGTTTGATATTTGTCGGCATGAAGTTCGCTATGGGTGCCAGCGTGAGGACAGTTGCTCCTTTGCGCACTCTGTCATAGAGCTCAAATGCtgggttctgcagcaggacacaG GTATCACCCATGAAGAGATGGTGCAAGAGTCCAAGAGGCACTGGCAACGACTGGAGCAGAATGCACAGAAGCAGCAGAAG ccCATCCATATACCCCATCCAAGCAGCAGTGTTCCTGTAGGAGGGCTTGGGGGAATGGGTGGCGGTGGTGGAGTAGGAGTAGGAGGAGATTGCATAGGTGGCAGTGGTGTGAGCCCAGTGGGTGGGTTAGGAGCAGGAAGAGGTCGCCCCCTCAACCTGAAAATGAAGTTTGTGTGTGGTCAGTGCTGGAGAGAAGGTCAGGTCAACGAGCCGGACAAGAACCTCAAGTACTGTACTGCCAAGGCACGGCACAG CTGGACGAAAGAACGCCGGGTGTTGCTGGTAAAGTCATTTGAGAAGAAGAAGTGGGTTGTTGTTCGGCCTCTTCCCTTCTCCCGCACCTATCCACAGCAATATGAC ATGTGCGTGCACGTGATGAAGCAGAAGAAGTGCCACTATATTGGGAACTGCTCTTTTGCCCACAGTCTTGAGGAGAGGGACGTCTGGACGTACATGAAAAACAACAGCT TGAGAGACATGCAGCAGATGTATGAACTGTGGCTGCAGCTCACCAATCAGAGCAGACGCTCAGATAACTCTGCTGTGACCCCGCCCCCAGAAGACAAGCAGGTCACCATAACAGCAGATTACACAGAAGCCATG GGAGGCCGGCAGTTATCGGACGGGGACGACCTTTAG